A window of the Hypomesus transpacificus isolate Combined female chromosome 22, fHypTra1, whole genome shotgun sequence genome harbors these coding sequences:
- the pds5a gene encoding sister chromatid cohesion protein PDS5 homolog A isoform X1, which produces MEFPQQQKPAGDGKITYPPGVKEITDKITNDEVVKRLKMVVKTYMDMDQDSEEEKQRYLALALHLASESFLRNPNKDVRLLVACCLADIFRIYAPEAPYTSHDKLKDIFLFITRQLKGLEDTKSPQFNRYFYLLENLAWVKSYNICFELEDCNEIFIQLFKTLFSVINNSHNQKVQMHMLDLMSSIIMEGDGVTQELLDTILINLIPAHKNLNKQAYDLAKTLLKRTVQNIETCIANFFNQVLVMGRSSVSDLSEHVFDLIQELFCIDPLLLTSVMPQLEFKLKSNDGEERLAVVRLLAKLFGAKDSELATHNRPLWQCFLGRFNDIHVPVRLESVKFASHCLMNHPDLARDLTEFLKVRSHDPEEAIRHDVIVTIINAGKKDLNLVNDQLLGFVRERTLDKRWRVRKEAMMGLAQLYKKYCLHHEAGKDQAQKISWIKDKLLHIYYQNSIDDKLLVEKIFAQYMVPHSLDTEEKMKCLYYLYACLDTNAVKALNEMWKCQNMLRGLVRELLDLHKLPVSEANNTAMFGKLMTIAKNLPDAGKAQDFMKKFNQVLGEDEKLRLQLDTLISPTCSCKQAEICVREITRKLTFPKQPTNPFLEMVKFLLERIAPVHIDSEAISALVKLLNKSIEGTADDDEEGVTQDTAIRSGLELLKVLSFTHPTAFHSAETYESLLQCLKMEDDKVAEAAIQIFRNTGQKIETELQQIRSTLIPVLHQKAKRGTPHQAKQAVHCIHAIFNNKEVQLAQIFEPLSRSLNADVPEQLITPLVSLGHISMLAPDQFASPMKSIVANFIVKDLLMNDRSLGNKNGKLWTADDEVSPEVLAKVQAVKLLVRWLLGMKNNQSKSANSTLRLLSAMLVSEGDLTEQKKISKSDMSRLRLAAGGAIMKLAQEPCYHDIITPEQFQLCGLVINDECYQVRQIFAQKLHLALVRLLLPLQYLAVFSLCAKDPVKERRAHARQCLLKNITVRREYLKQNPLAHEKLVSLLPEYVVPYMIHLLAHDPDFTKPQDYEQLRDIKECLWFMLEVLMTKNENNSHAFLRKMVENIKHTKDAENPDDPKANEKLYIVCDVALFVIVNKSTACHLEAPKDPILPANFFLPQDKEFVNDKDYLTSDIRQMLLTGKPKPSPVLAAVNKPLTVPGRRVYTKTSDPASNTNSPQPSSPALKTREAGVESSESGARENEENPVIKPQEEKKVEVAQKVTSDPTTGASPAKRRGRPPKSTATAPSPLASEKEGGAGAGAGGGAGRGRKRAVPSQDPASDPAVEPINIKIPKQQQQREDGTKRQIDLQR; this is translated from the exons agcagcgctacctggccctggccctgcacCTGGCATCAGAGTCTTTCCTCCGGAACCCCAACAAGGACGTGCGTCTGCTGGTGGCCTGCTGCCTGGCCGACATCTTCAGGATCTACGCCCCCGAGGCCCCCTACACCTCCCACGACAAGCTCAAG gacatCTTCTTGTTCATCACCAGACAGCTGAAGGGGCTGGAGGACACTAAGAGCCCACAGTTCAACAGATACTTTTACCTGCTGGAG aaCCTGGCGTGGGTGAAGTCCTACAACATCTGCTTTGAGCTTGAGGACTGTAACGAGATCTTCATCCAGCTCTTCAAAACCCTCTTTTCTGTCATCAA TAACAGCCATAACCAGAAGGTGCAGATGCACATGCTTGACCTGATGAGCTCTATCAtcatggagggagatggagtcaCCCAGGAACTCTTGGACACCATCCTCATCAACCTGATCCCTGctcacaag AACCTGAACAAGCAGGCGTATGACCTGGCAAAGACTCTGTTGAAGAGGACTGTCCAGAACATAGAGACCTGCATCGCCAAC ttctTTAACCAGGTTCTGGTGATGGGCAGGTCTTCAGTGAGTGACCTGTCTGAACACGTGTTTGATCTGATCCAGGAGCTGTTCTGCATCGACCCCCTGCTGCTTACCTCCGTCATGCCCCAGCTCGAGTTCAAGCTtaag aGCAATGATGGGGAGGAGCGTCTGGCTGTGGTTCGTCTGCTTGCCAAGCTGTTCGGAGCCAAAGACTCAGAACTGGCCACTCACAACAGACCTCTCTGGCAGTGCTTCCTGGgacg GTTTAATGACATCCATGTCCCAGTAAGACTGGAGAGTGTGAAGTTCGCCAGCCACTGTCTCATGAACCACCCAGACCTGGCCCGGGACCTCACAG AGTTCCTGAAGGTGCGTTCCCACGACCCTGAGGAGGCGATCCGCCACGACGTCATCGTCACCATCATCAACGCCGGCAAGAAGGACCTGAACCTGGTGAACGACCAGCTGCTGGGCTTTGTACGGGAACGCACCCTGGACAAGAGG tGGAGGGTTCGTAAGGAGGCCATGATGGGCCTGGCTCAGCTGTATAAGAAGTACTGTCTGCACCACGAGGCAGGAAAGGACCAGGCCCAGAAGATCTCCTGGATCAAAGACAAGCTACTCCACATTTACTATCAGAACAGCATCGACGAcaa gCTGCTGGTAGAGAAGATATTTGCTCAGTACATGGTTCCTCACAGTCTGGATACGGAGGAGAAGATGAAGTGTCTTTACTACCTGTATGCCTGCTTGGACACAAACGCTGTCAa ggctCTGAATGAAATGTGGAAGTGTCAGAACATGCTCCGAGGGCTCGTCAGAGAGCTCCTGGACCTTCACAAGCTTCCTGTg TCTGAGGCCAACAACACAGCCATGTTTGGGAAGCTGATGACCATCGCCA AGAACCTTCCGGATGCTGGCAAGGCCCAGGACTTCATGAAGAAGTTCAACCAGGTTCTGGGAGAAGACGAGAAGCTGCGCCTGCAGCTGGACACACTCATCAGCCCCACCTGCTCCTGCAAGCAGGCTGAGATCTGTGTG agGGAGATCACCCGTAAGCTGACCTTCCCTAAGCAGCCCACCAACCCCTTCCTGGAGATGGTGAAGTTCCTGCTGGAGCGCATTGCCCCTGTCCACATCGACTCAGAGGCTATCAG CGCGTTGGTGAAGCTTCTTAACAAGTCCATTGAGGGAACAGCTGATGATGACGAGGAGGGCGTCACCCAGGATACCGCCATCCGCTCTGGACTGGAACTGCTGAag GTTCTGTCATTCACCCATCCCACAGCGTTCCACTCTGCTGAGACCTACGAGTCTCTGCTGCAGTGCCTGAAGATGGAGGACGACAAGGTGGCGGAGGCAGCCATCCAGATCTTCAGGAACACGGGCCAGAAGATAGAGACTGAGCTTCAGCAGATCAGATC tacTCTGATCCCCGTGCTGCACCAGAAGGCCAAGCGGGGGACTCCCCACCAGGCTAAGCAGGCCGTGCACTGCATCCACGCCATCTTCAATAACAAGGAGGTGCAGCTGGCGCAGATCTTTGAG cccctgtcCCGGAGCCTGAATGCTGACGTCCCGGAACAGCTCATCACACCGCTGGTGTCTCTGGGGCACATCTCCATGCTGGCTCCAGACCAGTTTGCCTCACCCATGAAGTCCATCGTTGCCAACTTCATCGTCAAAGACCTGCTGATGAATGACAGG TCTTTGGGGAACAAGAACGGGAAACTGTGGACAGCAGATGATGAAGTCTCACCAGAGGTCCTAGCCAAG gtTCAGGCTGTTAAGCTGCTGGTGCGCTGGTTGCTGGGGATGAAGAACAACCAGTCCAAGTCTGCAAACTCCACCCTCCGCCTTCTGTCTGCCATGCTGGTCAGCGAGGGAGACCTCACCGAACAGAAGAAGATCAG taAATCAGACATGTCGCGCCTAAGGCTGGCTGCAGGCGGAGCCATCATGAAACTGGCGCAGGAGCCCTGTTACCATGACATCATCACCCCAGAGCAGTTCCAGCTCTGCGGCCTTGTCATTAAT GATGAGTGCTACCAGGTGCGTCAGATTTTTGCCCAGAAGCTGCACCTGGCCCTGGTGAGGCTGCTGCTTCCTCTGCAGTACCTGGCCGTGTTCTCGCTGTGTGCAAAGGACCCTGTGAAGGAGCGCCGAGCCCACGCACGCCAGTGTCTGCTGAAGAACATCACTGTCCGTAGAGAGTACCTCAAGCAGAACCCACTCGCTCACG agaAGCTGGTTTCCCTACTCCCTGAGTATGTTGTTCCCTACATGATCCACCTGCTGGCTCATGACCCAGACTTCACCAAGCCCCAGGACTACGAGCAGCTAAGGGACATCAAGGA gtgtttgTGGTTTATGCTGGAGGTACTGATGACTAAGAATGAGAACAACAGCCATGCCTTCCTGAGGAAGATGGTGGAGAACATCAAACATACCAAGGATGCTGAAAACCCTGACGACCCCAAAGCCAATGAG AAGCTGTACATCGTGTGTGATGTGGCTCTGTTCGTCATCGTCAACAAGAGCACCGCCTGTCACCTGGAGGCTCCCAAAGACCCCATCCTGCCTGCCAACTTCTTCCTGCCCCAGGACAAg GAGTTTGTGAACGATAAGGACTACCTGACCTCAGACATCAGGCAGATGCTGCTCACAGGAaag cCCAAGCCCAGCCCTGTGCTGGCAGCAGTGAACAAACCCCTGACGGTGCCTGGCAGGAGAGTGTACACCAAGACCTCTGACCCAGCCAGCAACACCAACtctccccagcccagctcccCCGCCCTCAAGACCAG GGAAGCTGGGGTGGAGTCGTCGGAGAGCGGAGCGAGGGAGAACGAGGAGAACCCCGTCATCAAGCctcaggaggagaagaag GTGGAGGTGGCCCAGaaggtgacctctgaccccacaACAGGAGCGTCTCCCGCCAAACGTCGTGGTCGACCACCCAAGTCCACCGCCACGGCACCATCTCCCCTGGCATCAGAGAaagagggtggggctggggctggcgccgggggaggggccgggagaggcaggaagagggctGTGCCCAGCCAAGACCCCGCCTCTGACCCTGCAGTTGAGCCAATTAACATCAAGATAccaaaacagcagcagcagagagaggacgGGACAAAGAGACAAATAGACCTGCAGAG GTAA
- the pds5a gene encoding sister chromatid cohesion protein PDS5 homolog A isoform X2 produces the protein MEFPQQQKPAGDGKITYPPGVKEITDKITNDEVVKRLKMVVKTYMDMDQDSEEEKQRYLALALHLASESFLRNPNKDVRLLVACCLADIFRIYAPEAPYTSHDKLKDIFLFITRQLKGLEDTKSPQFNRYFYLLENLAWVKSYNICFELEDCNEIFIQLFKTLFSVINNSHNQKVQMHMLDLMSSIIMEGDGVTQELLDTILINLIPAHKNLNKQAYDLAKTLLKRTVQNIETCIANFFNQVLVMGRSSVSDLSEHVFDLIQELFCIDPLLLTSVMPQLEFKLKSNDGEERLAVVRLLAKLFGAKDSELATHNRPLWQCFLGRFNDIHVPVRLESVKFASHCLMNHPDLARDLTEFLKVRSHDPEEAIRHDVIVTIINAGKKDLNLVNDQLLGFVRERTLDKRWRVRKEAMMGLAQLYKKYCLHHEAGKDQAQKISWIKDKLLHIYYQNSIDDKLLVEKIFAQYMVPHSLDTEEKMKCLYYLYACLDTNAVKALNEMWKCQNMLRGLVRELLDLHKLPVSEANNTAMFGKLMTIAKNLPDAGKAQDFMKKFNQVLGEDEKLRLQLDTLISPTCSCKQAEICVREITRKLTFPKQPTNPFLEMVKFLLERIAPVHIDSEAISALVKLLNKSIEGTADDDEEGVTQDTAIRSGLELLKVLSFTHPTAFHSAETYESLLQCLKMEDDKVAEAAIQIFRNTGQKIETELQQIRSTLIPVLHQKAKRGTPHQAKQAVHCIHAIFNNKEVQLAQIFEPLSRSLNADVPEQLITPLVSLGHISMLAPDQFASPMKSIVANFIVKDLLMNDRSLGNKNGKLWTADDEVSPEVLAKVQAVKLLVRWLLGMKNNQSKSANSTLRLLSAMLVSEGDLTEQKKISKSDMSRLRLAAGGAIMKLAQEPCYHDIITPEQFQLCGLVINDECYQVRQIFAQKLHLALVRLLLPLQYLAVFSLCAKDPVKERRAHARQCLLKNITVRREYLKQNPLAHEKLVSLLPEYVVPYMIHLLAHDPDFTKPQDYEQLRDIKECLWFMLEVLMTKNENNSHAFLRKMVENIKHTKDAENPDDPKANEKLYIVCDVALFVIVNKSTACHLEAPKDPILPANFFLPQDKEFVNDKDYLTSDIRQMLLTGKPKPSPVLAAVNKPLTVPGRRVYTKTSDPASNTNSPQPSSPALKTREAGVESSESGARENEENPVIKPQEEKKVEVAQKVTSDPTTGASPAKRRGRPPKSTATAPSPLASEKEGGAGAGAGGGAGRGRKRAVPSQDPASDPAVEPINIKIPKQQQQREDGTKRQIDLQR, from the exons agcagcgctacctggccctggccctgcacCTGGCATCAGAGTCTTTCCTCCGGAACCCCAACAAGGACGTGCGTCTGCTGGTGGCCTGCTGCCTGGCCGACATCTTCAGGATCTACGCCCCCGAGGCCCCCTACACCTCCCACGACAAGCTCAAG gacatCTTCTTGTTCATCACCAGACAGCTGAAGGGGCTGGAGGACACTAAGAGCCCACAGTTCAACAGATACTTTTACCTGCTGGAG aaCCTGGCGTGGGTGAAGTCCTACAACATCTGCTTTGAGCTTGAGGACTGTAACGAGATCTTCATCCAGCTCTTCAAAACCCTCTTTTCTGTCATCAA TAACAGCCATAACCAGAAGGTGCAGATGCACATGCTTGACCTGATGAGCTCTATCAtcatggagggagatggagtcaCCCAGGAACTCTTGGACACCATCCTCATCAACCTGATCCCTGctcacaag AACCTGAACAAGCAGGCGTATGACCTGGCAAAGACTCTGTTGAAGAGGACTGTCCAGAACATAGAGACCTGCATCGCCAAC ttctTTAACCAGGTTCTGGTGATGGGCAGGTCTTCAGTGAGTGACCTGTCTGAACACGTGTTTGATCTGATCCAGGAGCTGTTCTGCATCGACCCCCTGCTGCTTACCTCCGTCATGCCCCAGCTCGAGTTCAAGCTtaag aGCAATGATGGGGAGGAGCGTCTGGCTGTGGTTCGTCTGCTTGCCAAGCTGTTCGGAGCCAAAGACTCAGAACTGGCCACTCACAACAGACCTCTCTGGCAGTGCTTCCTGGgacg GTTTAATGACATCCATGTCCCAGTAAGACTGGAGAGTGTGAAGTTCGCCAGCCACTGTCTCATGAACCACCCAGACCTGGCCCGGGACCTCACAG AGTTCCTGAAGGTGCGTTCCCACGACCCTGAGGAGGCGATCCGCCACGACGTCATCGTCACCATCATCAACGCCGGCAAGAAGGACCTGAACCTGGTGAACGACCAGCTGCTGGGCTTTGTACGGGAACGCACCCTGGACAAGAGG tGGAGGGTTCGTAAGGAGGCCATGATGGGCCTGGCTCAGCTGTATAAGAAGTACTGTCTGCACCACGAGGCAGGAAAGGACCAGGCCCAGAAGATCTCCTGGATCAAAGACAAGCTACTCCACATTTACTATCAGAACAGCATCGACGAcaa gCTGCTGGTAGAGAAGATATTTGCTCAGTACATGGTTCCTCACAGTCTGGATACGGAGGAGAAGATGAAGTGTCTTTACTACCTGTATGCCTGCTTGGACACAAACGCTGTCAa ggctCTGAATGAAATGTGGAAGTGTCAGAACATGCTCCGAGGGCTCGTCAGAGAGCTCCTGGACCTTCACAAGCTTCCTGTg TCTGAGGCCAACAACACAGCCATGTTTGGGAAGCTGATGACCATCGCCA AGAACCTTCCGGATGCTGGCAAGGCCCAGGACTTCATGAAGAAGTTCAACCAGGTTCTGGGAGAAGACGAGAAGCTGCGCCTGCAGCTGGACACACTCATCAGCCCCACCTGCTCCTGCAAGCAGGCTGAGATCTGTGTG agGGAGATCACCCGTAAGCTGACCTTCCCTAAGCAGCCCACCAACCCCTTCCTGGAGATGGTGAAGTTCCTGCTGGAGCGCATTGCCCCTGTCCACATCGACTCAGAGGCTATCAG CGCGTTGGTGAAGCTTCTTAACAAGTCCATTGAGGGAACAGCTGATGATGACGAGGAGGGCGTCACCCAGGATACCGCCATCCGCTCTGGACTGGAACTGCTGAag GTTCTGTCATTCACCCATCCCACAGCGTTCCACTCTGCTGAGACCTACGAGTCTCTGCTGCAGTGCCTGAAGATGGAGGACGACAAGGTGGCGGAGGCAGCCATCCAGATCTTCAGGAACACGGGCCAGAAGATAGAGACTGAGCTTCAGCAGATCAGATC tacTCTGATCCCCGTGCTGCACCAGAAGGCCAAGCGGGGGACTCCCCACCAGGCTAAGCAGGCCGTGCACTGCATCCACGCCATCTTCAATAACAAGGAGGTGCAGCTGGCGCAGATCTTTGAG cccctgtcCCGGAGCCTGAATGCTGACGTCCCGGAACAGCTCATCACACCGCTGGTGTCTCTGGGGCACATCTCCATGCTGGCTCCAGACCAGTTTGCCTCACCCATGAAGTCCATCGTTGCCAACTTCATCGTCAAAGACCTGCTGATGAATGACAGG TCTTTGGGGAACAAGAACGGGAAACTGTGGACAGCAGATGATGAAGTCTCACCAGAGGTCCTAGCCAAG gtTCAGGCTGTTAAGCTGCTGGTGCGCTGGTTGCTGGGGATGAAGAACAACCAGTCCAAGTCTGCAAACTCCACCCTCCGCCTTCTGTCTGCCATGCTGGTCAGCGAGGGAGACCTCACCGAACAGAAGAAGATCAG taAATCAGACATGTCGCGCCTAAGGCTGGCTGCAGGCGGAGCCATCATGAAACTGGCGCAGGAGCCCTGTTACCATGACATCATCACCCCAGAGCAGTTCCAGCTCTGCGGCCTTGTCATTAAT GATGAGTGCTACCAGGTGCGTCAGATTTTTGCCCAGAAGCTGCACCTGGCCCTGGTGAGGCTGCTGCTTCCTCTGCAGTACCTGGCCGTGTTCTCGCTGTGTGCAAAGGACCCTGTGAAGGAGCGCCGAGCCCACGCACGCCAGTGTCTGCTGAAGAACATCACTGTCCGTAGAGAGTACCTCAAGCAGAACCCACTCGCTCACG agaAGCTGGTTTCCCTACTCCCTGAGTATGTTGTTCCCTACATGATCCACCTGCTGGCTCATGACCCAGACTTCACCAAGCCCCAGGACTACGAGCAGCTAAGGGACATCAAGGA gtgtttgTGGTTTATGCTGGAGGTACTGATGACTAAGAATGAGAACAACAGCCATGCCTTCCTGAGGAAGATGGTGGAGAACATCAAACATACCAAGGATGCTGAAAACCCTGACGACCCCAAAGCCAATGAG AAGCTGTACATCGTGTGTGATGTGGCTCTGTTCGTCATCGTCAACAAGAGCACCGCCTGTCACCTGGAGGCTCCCAAAGACCCCATCCTGCCTGCCAACTTCTTCCTGCCCCAGGACAAg GAGTTTGTGAACGATAAGGACTACCTGACCTCAGACATCAGGCAGATGCTGCTCACAGGAaag cCCAAGCCCAGCCCTGTGCTGGCAGCAGTGAACAAACCCCTGACGGTGCCTGGCAGGAGAGTGTACACCAAGACCTCTGACCCAGCCAGCAACACCAACtctccccagcccagctcccCCGCCCTCAAGACCAG GGAAGCTGGGGTGGAGTCGTCGGAGAGCGGAGCGAGGGAGAACGAGGAGAACCCCGTCATCAAGCctcaggaggagaagaag GTGGAGGTGGCCCAGaaggtgacctctgaccccacaACAGGAGCGTCTCCCGCCAAACGTCGTGGTCGACCACCCAAGTCCACCGCCACGGCACCATCTCCCCTGGCATCAGAGAaagagggtggggctggggctggcgccgggggaggggccgggagaggcaggaagagggctGTGCCCAGCCAAGACCCCGCCTCTGACCCTGCAGTTGAGCCAATTAACATCAAGATAccaaaacagcagcagcagagagaggacgGGACAAAGAGACAAATAGACCTGCAGAG GTGA